The following is a genomic window from Polaribacter atrinae.
TTACGCCCAGTAGAAACCAAACCAAACTCTGGAACTCCTTTTAATCAAATTTTAAATGAGTTTAAAAATGTAAGTTATTTTCCTATTGGAATTCAGCAACAATCTAACACCAAAGAACTTTTTAATATTGCAAAAAGTAAAAATGTAGATTTTGTTATTAATTATGATTGTGAAACTAATTCAGAAAACATAAATGCTATCAAGAAAAGGCTACAACCAATTATTGATAAAAACGATTACCTATATATTACCATAGATATGGATGGTTTTTCATCTGCCTATGCACCTGGAGTGAGTGCTCCATCACCTTTAGGTTTTACCCCTAATTTTATTTTTAAAATACTTCACTATTTATTTGAAACAAAAAAAGTAATTTCTTGTGATATCGCAGAACTAAATCCATCTTTAGATATAGACAATACAACAGCCAATTTAGCTGCTAAACTTGTAGATTTTATTGTAATGGAACAAACAAAAAACTCCCTTTCATCAGATTGATAAAAGGGAGTTTCGTATTCATTTATAAATAATAGTCTTTATTATTTTGCCAACATTTCTTTAGTTGCCACCGTTCTAAAACCAATATGATCTGACCCTGAATTTGGCTCCATTCCCATTTTTGCAGAAATTCTAAAACTTGCACAGTAAGACGCATGACATAAGAAAGAACCACCTTTCATAACATACTCTACTTGGTACGGATTACTTGGTGTATATGATTTATCTGCTCCTATAGGATTTGTAAGTACAGCCGATGGATTTAAAGTTTGATAATAATTTACATTAAACAAATCTGACGTCATTTCCCAAACATTACCAGCCATATCATACAAACCAATATTATTTGCAGGATAAGATCCTACTGGTGAAATATATTCAAATCCATCTTCAGAAACATTTTCTGTTGGAAATTTACCTTGCCATGTATTTGCATTCGCATTTAAATCTTCAGCCTTATTTCCCCAAGTAAAAATATTATCCTCAAATTTACCTTGTGCAGCAGATTCCCATTCTGCCTCAGTAGGCAACCTTCTGTTAGACCATTTGCAATATGCTAAAGCATCTTCTTGAGCAATATGCACAACAGGATAATTGTCTTGCCCTTCTATAGAACTTCCTGGTCCTTCTGGTTGTTTCCAATTTGCGCCAATTTGCCATTTCCACCATTGTCCGTAGTTATCCATAGAAACAACTCCTTTGGCATGTTTATTAAAAATTAAACTTCCTGGTTGTAATATGGAGTCTGCAGGTTTTACTGTTCCTGCTGGTAAATCTTTTTTAATTTCATCCCAATCTATCGGTCTTTCTGCAACCGTAACATATTTAGTAGCATTTACAAATTTTCTAAATTGCTTGTTAGTAACTTCATGAACATCTATAAAAAATCCATCAACCTTTACTTTATGAGCTGGTTTTTCTCGCGGCATTGCATACTTATCTTCATCTTTAGCTCCCATTAAAAAAGTTTTTCCTGCAACCCATACCATACCTTCTGGAGCTTTAACGTCTTGGGTTAAAACTTCATTTTGTTTGTTTACCTTTTTGTCTGTTGTTGATTTCTTTTTATCACAACTACTAAAAATAACTGAGGACATTAGTACTGTAATTATTAATACTTTTAAATTAAAATTCATCTTTAATAAATTAGGATTTAACGCAAATATAGATATTCTATTGATGTTTATTTTTATAATTTAAAAGTCATCAATTTATTTTAACAAAAAATTATTGTTCAACAATATCGCTATTAAGTTAAACAAACGTATATTTACATAAATATCAAAAGATTATGGCTCGAAAGAAAAATATTACAAAAGACAACTTAATATCTTGGTACATGGAATTTGTACTAGAGAACAACCATCAACCAAAATCTGTTTATTCTTTTGCCAAAGAAAACAATTTTGAGGAAGCTGATTTTTATAAATTTTATAGCTCTTTTGAAACTGTTGAAGAAGCTATTTTTTCTGAATTTTTTAATCATACTATAACCATTTTAGCGAAAAGCGAAGATTACGAAAGCTTTGACGCAAGAAACAAATTACTAAGTTTTTATTTTACTTTTTTCGAAATACTAACCGCTAATAGAAGTTATGTTGTGTATGCATTAGAAAACAGTAAAAAAGATTTTAAGAAACTAAAATCATTAAAAAAATTACGAGAAAATTACCTCAACTATGTTAAGAATATTGGCATAGAAAAAATAGACTTAAAACACGAAAAATTAGAAAAAATTCAAGAGAAGTCTATACAAGAATCTTCTTGGTTTCATTTATTAGTAACCATGAAGTTTTGGTTAGATGATGTTTCTCCATCTTTTGAAAAAACAGATTTATTTATTGAAAAATCTATCAATGCTCGTTTTGATTTAATGGACATAAAGCCTTTACAAAGTATTATCGACTTCGGTAAATTTATTATCAAAGAAAAAGTAAATTTTAACTAAATAGCTTATGAAAACAATTGATTCTATACCAACTTCTAAAATTCAGAGAGCTTCTAAATTAGTTACTACTGGAGCTAAAATTGGCGTGAATTATCTTAAATATTATGGAGATAAAATCACAAAAACAGAAGAAGAAGCCAAAGCTAAATTAAATGAAAACAATGCAGAAGATATTTATGATGGCTTAAAAACATTAAAAGGAAGTGCTTTAAAAGTAGCTCAAATGTTGAGTATGGAAAAAAGTATTCTACCACAAGCGTATGTAGAAAAATTTTCGCTTTCTCAATTCTCTGTACCACCACTTTCTCCCGCTTTGGTAACCAAAACTTTTAAAAAATATTTTGGTAAAAACCCGAATGAAATTTACGATAAATTTAATACTGTTTCTGTAAACGCAGCTAGTATTGGTCAGGTTCATAAAGCAGAAAAAGACGGAAAAGAATTGGCTGTAAAAATTCAATATCCGGGTGTTGCACAAAGTATTGCTTCAGATTTAGCTTTGGTAAAACCTATTGCTATTAAAATGTTTAATATTAGAGGAAAAGATTCTGATAAATATTTTAAAGAAGTAGAAAATAAATTGGTTGAAGAAACTAATTATATTTTAGAAGTAGCACAAAGTAAAGAAATTGTTGCGGCCTGCAAACACATACCTAATCTAAAATTCCCTGAATATTATGCTGATTTATCATCAGACAGAATTATAACTATGGATTGGATGCATGGTGTGCATTTATCTGAATTTTACACAGACAAACAAGAGGTTGCTAATAAATTAGGACAGGCATTATGGGACTTCTACATGTTTCAGATTCACAAGCTACAAAAAGTACATGCAGATCCGCATCCTGGAAATTTTTTAATATCACCAGAAAACGAATTGATTGTAATTGATTTTGGTTGTATGAAAACCATACCGAATGATTTTTATATTCCTTATTTTGAATTGGCTAATAAAGAGAACATTTCTAATCCTACTTTTTTTGAAGAAAAACTATTTCAATTAGAAATCTTAAGAGAAGATGATTCTAAAGAAGAATTAGATTTCTTTAGAGCGATGTTTCATGAAATGCTAAGTTTATTTACACAACCGTTTCATCAAGAAACTTTCGACTTTTCTGATGAAGTATTCTTTGGTAAACTTTCTGACTTAGGTGCTAAATACGCAAAAAGCACTGAGCTTAAAGATATGAATGGAAACAGAGGTTCTAAACACTTTATCTACATTAACAGAACCTTTTTTGGTTTGTATAATTTAATGCATGATTTAAAAGCAAAAGATATAAAAATAAATAATTTTAAATCGCTCTAATGGCTTTTTTCAATAACAAAAACATCCAAGAACTAGAACATCTATATAAAATAAACCTTATAAATAGTTGTTCTGGTTTTAAATCTGCTAACTTAATAGCATCGATATCCAATACTGGTATTACCAATGTTGCTGTATTTAGCTCCGTAACACATTTAGGATCCAATCCACCAACTTTAGGTTTTATTTTAAGACCTACAACTGTACCAAGAAACACTTATAAAAACATAAAAGAAAATGGTATCTTTACTATCAATCATATTTATGAAGATATAATTGAAGATGCACATCACACATCTGCAAAATACCCAGAAGAGATTTCTGAATTTAATGTAACCAATTTAGAGGAAGAATTTAAAGGAAGTTTTAAAGCTCCTTTTGTAAAGAATGCTCCCGTACAAATGAGCATGAAGTTTATAGAAGAAATACATATTCCTTCTAATGATGTATTGCTGATTGTAGCTCAAATTGAAGAATTATACGTAGATGATGAATTGTTAGAAACTGACGGAATCATCAATCTACCTAAAGGAAACATTGTTACAATTAATGGTTTAGACACATATGCTGTACCTAAATTCAAGAAAAAATTACCGTATCAAAGACCTAAATAAAACCTATGAAAATTCTTGTAACAGGTGCAACTGGCTATATTGGCAAACGTTTAATTCCGTTATTATTAAATGACGGACATACTGTTATTTGCCCTGTAAGAGATAAAGAAAGAGCAGAAAGCTATTATAAAAACCAAAAAAAAGTTCAATTAGTTGAAGCTGATTTCCTTGATAAGAATAGCCTAAAAAACATTACAAAAAATATTGATATTGCATATTATTTAATTCACTCTATGACTAATTCTGCAAAAGAATTTCATGCTTTAGAAGAAAAATGTGCATTCAATTTTAAACGTTTTGCAGAAACAACTACTATAAGACAGGTAATTTATTTAAGCGGAATAACTAACGACACCAAACTTTCTAAACATTTACTATCTCGTAAAAATGTAGAAATCACTTTGGCTTCTGATACATACTCTTTAACCACTTTTAAAGCAGGAATTATTGTAGGCTCCGGAAGTTCTTCTTTTGAAATAATTAGAGACTTGGTAGAAAAATTACCAGCAATGATTGCGCCTAAATGGTTAAACACCAAAACACAACCTTTAGCAATTAGAGATGTTTTATCTTTTTTATACAAAGCGTTAGATAAAAAAGAATTATACAACACATCTCACGATATTTTTGGCCCCGAAATACTTACTTACAAAGAAATGCTATTGCAATTTGCTGAAGTAAGAAAATTAAAAAGGTACATTTTAACAGTACCCGTAATGACTCCTAAACTATCCTCTTATTGGCTCTATTTTGTAACCTCTACCTCTTACAAACTAGCAAGTTCGTTAGTGAACTCGATGGGTGTAGAAGTTATTGGAAACAAAAGCAACATTAATGCAATTTTAGATGTAAGCCCAATGTCTTACAAAGAAGCCGTAAAATTAGCATTTAAAAAAATTGAACAAAATAGCATTATTTCTAGCTGGAAAGACTCGTACATCAGTAGCGGAAAACTAAAAAACTTTGTTCACGAATTTGTGAACGTACCAGAATACGGGTGCTTTAAAGATCACAAAACTAGAGTTGTAAAAAATAAAAAAAGAACATTAGATAGAATCTGGTCGATAGGAGGAGAAACCGGCTGGTACTACGGTACTTTTTTATGGAAAATTCGAGGATTTTTAGATCAATTTTTTGGAGGTGCAGGATTGCGACGAGGAAGAAGACACCCTACAGAATTAAACGTTGGTGATGCCTTAGATTTTTGGCGAGTAATTTATTCTGATAAAGAAAAAGGAAAACTCTTACTCTATGCAGAAATGATCATGCCCGGTGAAGCTTGGTTAGAATTTAAAATTGATGGAGACAAACTACACCAAACCGCAACATTTAGACCTCATGGTTTAGCAGGAAGACTCTACTGGTATGCAGTAATGCCTTTTCATTGGTTTGTTTTTAACGGTATGATTAACAACATTAATAAATAAAAGGAACACAAACATATCTCTTACCAATATTTAAACAAGACTTATTACCCTTCTAAAAAAGGATTCAATCTTACAGAATTTAATCTAAATAAAAATAAAACTACATAAAACATTAATTTTGTTTAATTATTTAGATTATTTATTAAACATTTATTATATTTGAAATATCAATAGAAAGACTGTTAACATAAAACATAGTTTTCTAACTTATCTTTTTAAAGAATAGAAAATGGTCGTTTATTTTAATCTGATAATAGTTATTGAAAGCTATAATTAGATTAAAATAACAAAAAGTTACTTCTATGCAACTATAAGATAAATCTATGCATAAAGCAATTAAACGGCACACCTATTGATTGTATAATACAAATGACCTAGGAAGACAGAACCACATTTAAGGCAATAAAATATCAATTCAGTTTAAAAGAACAAGAAGTGATCAATTTAATGCAAATAGAAATGAAGCCTAAAAAGCTTTGTAATGTGGAGAAAAAGGTTAAAAGTAGAAAAACAAAACATTTAAAGTTAAGAAGTTTCCAAAAAGGAAGATTTAAATGTTCAATACAGAAAAATTAAATTATGGAGTTAATTAAAAAAGCGTTAGAGTTTGAAACAAGAAAAATGAGATTTCCAACTACAAGCGATCGTGTTTTAGCAGCTAGAGAAGCAAAATCTTTGATTTTAAGCTTAAATGAGGTATATAAAAAAAATAAAGATTCTGAGATTATGGATATTATGAAACGTTTAACTCTTATAAAACAGAGAATAGAGAGACGTTTAAAGGGAAAACCGTTAACTGCATAATAATTACAGATTTCTCTTGTTTTTCTAACTTTTATAATTATATTCACAAATTATAGATTAAAACAGAGAAACACAGAATGAATTTATTAGAAAGAGCGGAAGAATTTGAACATAGAAAGTTCTCATTTAAAACAACTAGTGATAGAATTGTAGCTTCTAGAGAGGTAAAAGCCTTAATATTAGAGCTAAATGAAGTATATAAAGCAGAAAAAGATCTTGAAATAATGGATCAAATGAAGCGCCTTACAGCAGTTAAACAAAAAATTGAAAAGCGCTTGAAAGGAAGACCTTAAAAGCAAATGAATAAAATTTTAGTTATTGGAGGAAGTAAAGGAATTGGAAAAGCAATTATTGATAGCTTAATTGAAGAGCATTCAATTATAAATATTAGTAGAACTGCTCCTTTACTTTCTCACACTAACCTCAATCACTTTACTTGTGATATCCTTACAGATGATTTACCTGAAATAGACACAATAGACACTTTAATCTATTGCCCAGGAAGCATCAACTTAAAACCAATTTCTAGACTAAAGTTAAATGATTTCAGAGAAGATTTTGAAATCAATGTAATTGGTGCTGTAAAAGCAATTCAACATTATTTACCCTATTTAAAAAAAGGGAATAAACCATCCATATTACTATTTAGCACTGTAGCTGCAAAATTAGGAATGCCTTTTCATGCAAGTGTAGCTACCGCAAAATCTGCCGTAGAAGGATTGACAAAATCTTTAGGAGCAGAATTAGCACCTTTAATTCGAGTAAACGCCATTGCACCAACTGTAACAGATACAGATTTAGCATCGAAGTTACTACGAAATGATCGGATGATAGAAAATATCAAAGAACGTCATCCTCTAAAAAAATATTTAGATCCAAAGGAAATTGCAGATTTGGCTACTTTTTTAATTTCAGAAAAAGCGAGCTCCATTTCTGGTCAAATTTTTGAATTAGACTGCGGAATTGTCAGTTTTAAAATATAAATAAATCAAAACCATATGAATATTTACGATATAGAGATTAATAGTCTCCAGAACTCCCCTATTCTTTTGTCAGATTTTAAAGGCAAGCATATTCTTTTTGTAAACGTTGCTTCTAAGTGTGGTTTTACACCTCAATACAAAGATTTAGAAGAGCTATATAAAACATATCAAGACAAAATAGTTGTTATTGGTGTCCCTTGTAATCAGTTTGGAAAACAAGAACCAGGATCTTCTGCAGAAATTGAAGAATTTTGTGAAGTAAATTATGGCGTTTCTTTTTTAATTACAGAAAAAATAGCTGTAAAAGGAGAAGACCAGCATCCTTTATATTCATGGTTGACATCAAAGAAGCTAAACAATAAAAAAAGCTCTTCTGTAAAATGGAATTTTCAAAAATACTTAGTCTCTCCAGAAGGCGAATTAGTTGATTATTATTTTTCAATTACAAAACCTTTGAGCTCAAAAATAACAAAACACTTAAAATCATAAAATTATGTTTGGCTTATTTAAAAAGAAAAGTGAAATAGAGAAATTGAAGAATCTTACAAGAAGATAATGGAAGAAGCCTTTAAACTGCAAGCTATCAATAGAACTAATAGCGATAAAAAATATCTAGAGGCCGACAACATTTTAAAAAAAATTGAATCATTACA
Proteins encoded in this region:
- the hutG gene encoding formimidoylglutamase — its product is MDKLNMTYQLPEKKFWTGRKSNPALENQYWYQEIELLAINEADNKQIDIALIGYACDEGVKRNLGRIGASESPNVIRERLAKLPIHFEAKKIVDVGTIVCINEDLETCQLSFAKAIKKLISNGIFPIAVGGGHDIAYGHFKGIYESVKYEQKKNIAIINFDAHFDLRPVETKPNSGTPFNQILNEFKNVSYFPIGIQQQSNTKELFNIAKSKNVDFVINYDCETNSENINAIKKRLQPIIDKNDYLYITIDMDGFSSAYAPGVSAPSPLGFTPNFIFKILHYLFETKKVISCDIAELNPSLDIDNTTANLAAKLVDFIVMEQTKNSLSSD
- a CDS encoding TetR family transcriptional regulator C-terminal domain-containing protein — protein: MARKKNITKDNLISWYMEFVLENNHQPKSVYSFAKENNFEEADFYKFYSSFETVEEAIFSEFFNHTITILAKSEDYESFDARNKLLSFYFTFFEILTANRSYVVYALENSKKDFKKLKSLKKLRENYLNYVKNIGIEKIDLKHEKLEKIQEKSIQESSWFHLLVTMKFWLDDVSPSFEKTDLFIEKSINARFDLMDIKPLQSIIDFGKFIIKEKVNFN
- a CDS encoding ABC1 kinase family protein is translated as MKTIDSIPTSKIQRASKLVTTGAKIGVNYLKYYGDKITKTEEEAKAKLNENNAEDIYDGLKTLKGSALKVAQMLSMEKSILPQAYVEKFSLSQFSVPPLSPALVTKTFKKYFGKNPNEIYDKFNTVSVNAASIGQVHKAEKDGKELAVKIQYPGVAQSIASDLALVKPIAIKMFNIRGKDSDKYFKEVENKLVEETNYILEVAQSKEIVAACKHIPNLKFPEYYADLSSDRIITMDWMHGVHLSEFYTDKQEVANKLGQALWDFYMFQIHKLQKVHADPHPGNFLISPENELIVIDFGCMKTIPNDFYIPYFELANKENISNPTFFEEKLFQLEILREDDSKEELDFFRAMFHEMLSLFTQPFHQETFDFSDEVFFGKLSDLGAKYAKSTELKDMNGNRGSKHFIYINRTFFGLYNLMHDLKAKDIKINNFKSL
- a CDS encoding SDR family NAD(P)-dependent oxidoreductase codes for the protein MNKILVIGGSKGIGKAIIDSLIEEHSIINISRTAPLLSHTNLNHFTCDILTDDLPEIDTIDTLIYCPGSINLKPISRLKLNDFREDFEINVIGAVKAIQHYLPYLKKGNKPSILLFSTVAAKLGMPFHASVATAKSAVEGLTKSLGAELAPLIRVNAIAPTVTDTDLASKLLRNDRMIENIKERHPLKKYLDPKEIADLATFLISEKASSISGQIFELDCGIVSFKI
- a CDS encoding flavin reductase family protein is translated as MAFFNNKNIQELEHLYKINLINSCSGFKSANLIASISNTGITNVAVFSSVTHLGSNPPTLGFILRPTTVPRNTYKNIKENGIFTINHIYEDIIEDAHHTSAKYPEEISEFNVTNLEEEFKGSFKAPFVKNAPVQMSMKFIEEIHIPSNDVLLIVAQIEELYVDDELLETDGIINLPKGNIVTINGLDTYAVPKFKKKLPYQRPK
- a CDS encoding glutathione peroxidase — protein: MNIYDIEINSLQNSPILLSDFKGKHILFVNVASKCGFTPQYKDLEELYKTYQDKIVVIGVPCNQFGKQEPGSSAEIEEFCEVNYGVSFLITEKIAVKGEDQHPLYSWLTSKKLNNKKSSSVKWNFQKYLVSPEGELVDYYFSITKPLSSKITKHLKS
- a CDS encoding formylglycine-generating enzyme family protein, with the translated sequence MNFNLKVLIITVLMSSVIFSSCDKKKSTTDKKVNKQNEVLTQDVKAPEGMVWVAGKTFLMGAKDEDKYAMPREKPAHKVKVDGFFIDVHEVTNKQFRKFVNATKYVTVAERPIDWDEIKKDLPAGTVKPADSILQPGSLIFNKHAKGVVSMDNYGQWWKWQIGANWKQPEGPGSSIEGQDNYPVVHIAQEDALAYCKWSNRRLPTEAEWESAAQGKFEDNIFTWGNKAEDLNANANTWQGKFPTENVSEDGFEYISPVGSYPANNIGLYDMAGNVWEMTSDLFNVNYYQTLNPSAVLTNPIGADKSYTPSNPYQVEYVMKGGSFLCHASYCASFRISAKMGMEPNSGSDHIGFRTVATKEMLAK
- a CDS encoding Lacal_2735 family protein; its protein translation is MEEAFKLQAINRTNSDKKYLEADNILKKIESLQSK
- a CDS encoding SDR family oxidoreductase; this translates as MKILVTGATGYIGKRLIPLLLNDGHTVICPVRDKERAESYYKNQKKVQLVEADFLDKNSLKNITKNIDIAYYLIHSMTNSAKEFHALEEKCAFNFKRFAETTTIRQVIYLSGITNDTKLSKHLLSRKNVEITLASDTYSLTTFKAGIIVGSGSSSFEIIRDLVEKLPAMIAPKWLNTKTQPLAIRDVLSFLYKALDKKELYNTSHDIFGPEILTYKEMLLQFAEVRKLKRYILTVPVMTPKLSSYWLYFVTSTSYKLASSLVNSMGVEVIGNKSNINAILDVSPMSYKEAVKLAFKKIEQNSIISSWKDSYISSGKLKNFVHEFVNVPEYGCFKDHKTRVVKNKKRTLDRIWSIGGETGWYYGTFLWKIRGFLDQFFGGAGLRRGRRHPTELNVGDALDFWRVIYSDKEKGKLLLYAEMIMPGEAWLEFKIDGDKLHQTATFRPHGLAGRLYWYAVMPFHWFVFNGMINNINK